In the genome of Porphyrobacter sp. ULC335, one region contains:
- a CDS encoding glycoside hydrolase family 43 protein: MRTSINLFLSAASLAIFGCAGASAKDEQPFIAVYPVNFPDPFIVEHEGRYLAYATNAMRDQANVQMAVSPDLVSWTPLKDGDKLHDAMPVLPRWADRGWTWAPEVMKLGDRFLLFFTAREKASGQQCTGVATSADPLGPFTSEAEEPLVCQRELGGTIDASPFLDADGKLYLYYKADANAVGKPTEIFVQPMTADGLGLTGAPVALLDNDQPWEAHVIESPTMVRRGGDYVLFYSANHFGWESHQRLSPYAMGYAVCEGPAGPCKDAPANPILYSYADRAAGCLSGPGHQAVFEARGRQFIVFHAHIARGGCQNAKKGRQMYIAPLGWEGSKPVIGTSLRPPAKTK; this comes from the coding sequence GTGCGCACATCGATCAACCTTTTCCTTTCTGCGGCGTCCCTTGCCATCTTCGGTTGCGCCGGAGCGTCAGCCAAGGACGAACAGCCGTTCATTGCGGTCTATCCAGTCAATTTTCCCGATCCCTTCATTGTGGAGCACGAAGGGCGTTATCTCGCCTACGCCACCAATGCGATGCGCGATCAGGCCAATGTGCAAATGGCAGTGTCGCCCGATCTGGTGAGCTGGACACCGCTCAAGGACGGGGACAAGCTTCACGACGCCATGCCGGTGCTGCCGCGTTGGGCAGACCGCGGTTGGACCTGGGCGCCCGAGGTCATGAAGCTGGGTGACCGCTTCCTGCTGTTCTTCACCGCGCGCGAGAAGGCGAGCGGGCAGCAATGCACCGGCGTTGCGACCAGCGCCGATCCGCTCGGCCCGTTCACGTCCGAGGCTGAGGAACCGCTGGTATGCCAGCGGGAACTGGGCGGCACGATCGACGCGAGCCCTTTCCTTGATGCGGACGGGAAGTTGTATCTCTATTACAAGGCGGATGCGAACGCGGTGGGCAAGCCTACCGAGATCTTCGTACAGCCCATGACCGCCGATGGCCTCGGCCTGACCGGAGCGCCGGTTGCGCTGCTCGACAACGACCAGCCATGGGAAGCGCATGTAATCGAGTCGCCCACCATGGTGCGCCGGGGCGGCGATTATGTGCTGTTCTATTCGGCCAATCACTTCGGCTGGGAGTCGCACCAGCGCCTGTCACCTTACGCGATGGGCTATGCCGTCTGCGAAGGACCGGCGGGTCCGTGCAAGGACGCGCCCGCAAACCCGATCCTGTACAGCTATGCTGATCGCGCTGCGGGCTGTCTCAGCGGACCCGGCCATCAGGCGGTGTTTGAAGCGCGGGGGAGGCAATTCATAGTCTTTCACGCCCACATCGCGCGGGGCGGGTGCCAGAATGCGAAGAAGGGCAGGCAGATGTATATCGCCCCGCTCGGCTGGGAAGGCAGCAAGCCTGTGATCGGCACCAGCCTGCGTCCGCCTGCCAAGACCAAGTGA
- a CDS encoding saccharopine dehydrogenase family protein — MTTREFDIIVYGATGYTGRLVAEYLAHHYGSRDDAPKWAMAGRSLAKLEEVRDEIGAPANTPLVVANADDSADLEAMCARTRVVLTTVGPYQLYGDKLVAACVKTGTDYADLCGEPAWMAEKIAEHQAAAEASGARICFSSGFDSIPFDLGVMMTQKACVDRFGKPAPRIRGRVRAMQGTFSGGTAASLGATMKAAAKSPSLINVLRNPFALTPGFEGPDQPSGMIPSHEEDLGKWSAPFVMAPINTKNVHRTNFLLGHPYGTDFKYDEMMLTSPGDAGKAAANAALEFMKNPFGAKPPKPGEGPTKEERENGFYDVVFVADMADGGRLQFGVKGRYDPGYGSTCRMLSETGIGLLSCTKPGGIGTPGSFLGEDLVKRLEEHAELTFAVES, encoded by the coding sequence ATGACCACCCGCGAATTCGACATCATCGTCTATGGCGCCACCGGTTACACTGGGCGGCTTGTGGCGGAGTATCTCGCCCACCATTACGGCAGCCGCGATGACGCGCCGAAGTGGGCGATGGCGGGCCGTAGCCTCGCCAAGCTGGAGGAAGTGCGCGACGAAATCGGCGCGCCGGCCAACACGCCGCTGGTGGTTGCCAACGCCGATGACAGCGCCGATCTCGAAGCCATGTGCGCGCGCACCCGCGTGGTCCTCACAACGGTCGGCCCGTACCAGCTGTATGGCGACAAGCTGGTGGCGGCCTGCGTGAAGACCGGCACCGATTATGCCGACCTGTGCGGCGAACCGGCGTGGATGGCCGAGAAGATCGCCGAGCATCAAGCCGCCGCTGAAGCCAGCGGCGCGCGCATCTGCTTCTCGTCAGGCTTCGATTCCATTCCCTTCGATCTCGGCGTGATGATGACGCAGAAGGCCTGTGTGGATCGGTTCGGCAAGCCTGCGCCGCGCATCCGAGGCCGTGTGCGCGCCATGCAGGGGACGTTCTCCGGCGGCACCGCCGCCAGCCTCGGCGCGACGATGAAGGCGGCGGCGAAAAGCCCCTCCCTTATCAACGTGCTGCGCAATCCCTTTGCGCTGACCCCGGGCTTCGAGGGGCCGGACCAGCCCTCGGGCATGATCCCGAGCCACGAGGAAGACCTCGGCAAGTGGTCCGCGCCGTTCGTGATGGCACCGATCAACACCAAGAACGTGCACCGCACCAACTTCCTGCTCGGCCACCCTTACGGGACCGACTTCAAGTATGACGAGATGATGCTGACCAGCCCCGGCGATGCGGGCAAGGCGGCGGCCAATGCGGCGCTCGAATTCATGAAGAACCCCTTCGGCGCCAAGCCCCCCAAGCCGGGCGAGGGGCCGACCAAGGAGGAGCGTGAGAACGGCTTCTATGATGTCGTCTTCGTCGCCGACATGGCTGACGGGGGACGCCTGCAATTCGGGGTCAAGGGTCGTTACGATCCGGGTTACGGTTCCACCTGCCGGATGCTGAGCGAGACGGGGATCGGGCTGCTTTCCTGCACCAAGCCGGGCGGGATCGGCACGCCGGGGAGCTTCCTGGGCGAGGATCTGGTCAAGCGGCTCGAAGAGCATGCCGAACTGACATTTGCGGTCGAAAGCTGA
- the dcd gene encoding dCTP deaminase, whose translation MAILSDKWIRTQALENGMIEPFVEAQRRDGVISYGLSSYGYDARVAPEFKIFTNVDSSVVDPKQFDPKSFVDRETDCCIIPPNSFALARTVEYFRVPEDVLVICLGKSTYARCGIIVNVTPLEPGWEGHVTLEFSNTTPLPAKIYANEGACQFLFLQGNERCETSYKDRAGKYMGQRGVTLPRL comes from the coding sequence ATGGCGATTCTCTCCGATAAATGGATCCGTACTCAGGCGCTCGAAAACGGCATGATCGAGCCTTTCGTCGAGGCGCAGCGCCGCGACGGGGTGATCTCCTATGGCCTGTCGTCCTACGGCTATGACGCGCGGGTCGCGCCGGAATTCAAGATTTTCACGAACGTCGACAGCTCGGTGGTCGACCCCAAGCAGTTCGACCCGAAGAGCTTCGTCGATCGCGAGACCGATTGCTGCATCATCCCGCCCAATTCCTTCGCGCTGGCCCGCACGGTCGAATATTTTCGCGTGCCGGAAGATGTGCTGGTGATCTGTCTGGGCAAGAGCACCTATGCGCGCTGCGGGATCATCGTGAACGTCACCCCGCTGGAGCCGGGCTGGGAGGGCCACGTCACGCTGGAGTTCAGCAACACCACCCCGCTGCCCGCGAAAATCTACGCCAATGAAGGCGCGTGCCAGTTCCTGTTCCTGCAAGGTAATGAACGCTGCGAAACCAGCTACAAGGACCGCGCAGGCAAATATATGGGCCAGCGCGGGGTGACCCTTCCCAGACTCTAG
- the putA gene encoding bifunctional proline dehydrogenase/L-glutamate gamma-semialdehyde dehydrogenase PutA, translating to MADYSAAPSIDRAELRRAYRQDEEACIAERLEQAAPAAQVHGAAARLAIDLIEGARGKKASGIDAFLQQYGLDTEEGIALMCLAEALLRVPDAATADALIKDKIGSIDWGEHLGESASTFVNAATFSLMLTGEVLDPPDARQKGLGSAFKRAMNRLGEPVIRTATGQAMKILGGQFVFGRTIDEALKRAAPERARGITHSFDMLGEAAMTFADAEKYRLSYQAALERLAREAGAGVAGSPGISVKLSALHPKYTFFNAAEARAAMVPMVKALALKARDADIHFTIDAEEAERLELSMDIIEDLVADDDLFRRPDGSRWEGFGLAIQAYQKRGVAVCDWAGKLARRHGRKLFVRLVKGAYWDSEVKLSQVGGYNDYPVFTRKVATDVSYLACAARLFEHSDVIRPAFATHNAYTIGAIKHLAGGRPFEFQRLHGMGEEVYDALHSLEGNQRTPVRIYAPVGGHKELLAYLVRRLLENGANTSFVNRMGDADIPAEELVGDPVAELAALSPRRNPAIPLPRDIFGQRQNSAGIDLSDPLVRGPLLERLAMLESATWQAAPTFAGAQAGAVVNVSSPHDPSHVVGTRRDATAEEVEAALTRAAAIQPGWDALGGETRALLLKEAADLFEANAAEFLSLCQREAGKTLLDSVLELREAVDFLRYYAAEARRQFSAPTILPGPTGEENSLSLHGRGVFATISPWNFPLAIFIGMASAALAAGNSVIAKPAEQTPLIAALAVKLCHQAGIPPEALQLLPGAGEVGQLITADPRLAGVAFTGSTETAKAINRALANRDGPIATLIAETGGQNAMIVDSSALPEQVVRDVLGSAFQSAGQRCSALRVLYVQEDIAEGVLEMIRGGFAALTVGDPADLATDVGPVIDAEAKALLEAHIADCIAKGLKVERLPETPTSGHFVAPTIIEIGSIADLARENFGPVLHVVRFAAGELGKVISDINATGFGLTLGLHSRIAETRRFVQAHARVGNFYVNRNQIGAVVESQPFGGEGLSGTGPKAGGPHYLARFATERVMCIDTTAAGGNASLLAAG from the coding sequence ATGGCCGACTATTCCGCCGCCCCTTCTATCGACCGCGCCGAGCTGCGCCGCGCCTATCGGCAAGACGAGGAAGCCTGCATTGCCGAGCGGCTGGAGCAGGCGGCCCCGGCAGCGCAGGTGCATGGCGCAGCGGCGCGGCTCGCCATCGACCTGATCGAAGGTGCGCGCGGCAAGAAGGCGAGCGGGATTGACGCTTTCCTGCAGCAATACGGCCTCGATACAGAAGAAGGCATCGCGCTGATGTGCCTTGCCGAAGCGCTGCTGCGCGTGCCCGATGCCGCCACCGCGGACGCGCTGATAAAGGACAAGATCGGCAGCATCGACTGGGGCGAACATCTGGGCGAAAGCGCCTCGACCTTCGTCAACGCGGCGACATTCTCGCTGATGCTGACGGGCGAAGTGCTCGATCCGCCAGATGCGCGGCAGAAGGGGCTGGGCAGCGCCTTCAAGCGCGCGATGAACCGGCTGGGCGAGCCGGTGATCCGCACCGCGACCGGCCAGGCGATGAAGATCCTTGGCGGGCAATTCGTATTTGGCCGGACAATCGACGAAGCGCTGAAGCGCGCCGCGCCCGAACGCGCCCGGGGGATCACCCACTCTTTCGACATGCTCGGCGAGGCAGCGATGACCTTTGCCGATGCCGAGAAGTACCGGCTCAGCTACCAAGCCGCGCTTGAGCGGCTGGCGCGTGAGGCGGGGGCAGGGGTCGCAGGTTCGCCGGGGATTTCGGTCAAGCTGTCGGCGCTCCACCCCAAATACACCTTCTTCAACGCCGCCGAGGCCCGCGCGGCGATGGTACCGATGGTCAAGGCGCTCGCGCTGAAGGCCCGCGATGCGGACATCCACTTCACCATCGACGCCGAGGAGGCCGAGCGGCTCGAACTCAGCATGGACATCATCGAGGATCTGGTCGCCGATGATGACCTGTTCCGCCGCCCCGATGGCAGCCGCTGGGAGGGCTTCGGCCTCGCCATCCAGGCGTATCAGAAGCGCGGGGTCGCCGTGTGCGACTGGGCGGGGAAGCTGGCGCGGCGACACGGGCGCAAGCTGTTCGTGCGGCTGGTCAAGGGCGCCTATTGGGACAGCGAGGTGAAGCTTTCGCAGGTGGGCGGGTATAACGACTATCCGGTGTTTACCCGCAAGGTCGCGACCGATGTCAGCTACCTCGCCTGCGCGGCGCGGCTGTTTGAACACAGCGACGTGATCCGCCCGGCCTTTGCCACGCACAACGCCTACACCATCGGCGCGATCAAGCACTTGGCAGGCGGGCGTCCCTTCGAGTTTCAAAGGCTCCACGGCATGGGCGAGGAGGTCTATGACGCGCTCCACTCTCTGGAGGGCAACCAGCGCACGCCGGTGCGCATCTATGCTCCGGTCGGCGGGCACAAGGAATTGCTCGCCTATCTGGTGCGCCGCCTGCTCGAGAACGGGGCGAACACCAGCTTCGTCAATCGCATGGGCGATGCCGATATTCCGGCCGAGGAACTGGTGGGCGATCCGGTGGCAGAGCTTGCCGCACTCAGCCCGCGCCGCAATCCGGCGATCCCGCTGCCGAGGGACATCTTCGGCCAGCGCCAGAATAGCGCCGGGATCGACCTGAGCGACCCGCTGGTGCGCGGGCCGCTGCTGGAGCGGTTGGCGATGCTGGAGAGTGCCACGTGGCAGGCAGCGCCGACCTTCGCGGGCGCGCAGGCGGGTGCGGTGGTCAACGTAAGCTCACCGCATGATCCGTCGCACGTCGTCGGCACCCGCCGCGATGCCACAGCTGAAGAGGTGGAGGCCGCCCTCACCCGCGCCGCTGCGATCCAGCCCGGCTGGGACGCGCTGGGCGGCGAAACGCGCGCGCTGCTGCTCAAGGAAGCCGCCGACCTGTTCGAAGCGAACGCGGCGGAATTCCTCAGCCTGTGCCAGCGCGAAGCCGGCAAGACGCTGCTCGATAGCGTGCTGGAGCTGCGCGAGGCGGTCGACTTCCTGCGCTACTACGCTGCCGAGGCGCGGCGCCAGTTCAGCGCACCCACGATCCTCCCTGGCCCGACCGGCGAGGAAAACTCGCTCTCGCTCCACGGCCGCGGCGTCTTCGCCACGATCAGCCCGTGGAACTTCCCGCTCGCGATCTTCATCGGCATGGCCTCGGCCGCGCTGGCGGCGGGCAATTCCGTCATCGCCAAGCCCGCCGAGCAAACCCCACTGATCGCGGCGCTGGCGGTCAAGCTGTGCCATCAGGCCGGCATTCCGCCCGAGGCGCTGCAACTGCTCCCCGGCGCAGGCGAGGTCGGCCAGCTGATCACCGCCGACCCGCGACTTGCGGGCGTCGCCTTCACCGGCTCGACCGAGACCGCCAAGGCGATCAACCGTGCGCTGGCGAACCGCGACGGGCCGATCGCCACGCTGATCGCCGAGACCGGCGGGCAGAACGCGATGATCGTCGACAGCTCCGCGCTCCCCGAACAGGTGGTGCGCGACGTTCTCGGCAGCGCCTTCCAGAGCGCAGGGCAGCGCTGCTCGGCATTGCGGGTACTCTATGTGCAGGAGGACATTGCCGAGGGCGTGCTGGAGATGATCCGCGGCGGCTTCGCGGCGCTGACCGTGGGCGATCCCGCTGATCTCGCCACCGATGTCGGTCCGGTAATCGACGCAGAGGCGAAGGCGCTGCTCGAAGCGCACATCGCCGATTGCATCGCGAAGGGCCTCAAGGTGGAACGCCTTCCCGAGACCCCCACCAGCGGGCATTTCGTTGCGCCGACGATCATCGAGATCGGCTCTATCGCCGACCTGGCCAGAGAGAATTTCGGCCCCGTCCTCCACGTGGTACGCTTCGCCGCGGGCGAGCTGGGCAAGGTGATCTCCGACATCAACGCCACCGGCTTCGGCCTCACCCTGGGCCTCCACAGCCGCATCGCCGAGACGCGGCGCTTCGTGCAGGCCCATGCGCGGGTCGGCAATTTCTACGTCAACCGCAACCAGATCGGCGCGGTGGTGGAAAGCCAGCCCTTCGGCGGTGAGGGCCTGTCCGGCACCGGACCCAAGGCGGGCGGCCCGCACTACCTCGCGCGCTTCGCCACCGAGCGGGTGATGTGCATCGACACCACGGCGGCCGGGGGCAATGCGAGCCTGCTGGCAGCGGGCTAG
- a CDS encoding glycoside hydrolase family 43 protein, producing MAIDADFPDPAIVRADDGTYYAYATQGRIDGRMVNVQIARSSDLRKWERAGDALPEKPGWASQTQDFWAPHVSRFGQRYVLHYSAKPDSALADPEQGLCLAVATSDRPDGPFTDMGKPLLCGESFINIDPMVFDDPRTGKRLLYWGSGFGPIKVQELAPDGMSFAVGSAPVDLIAVEQTDDPASYRRLVEAPWVIYRKGWYYLFFSGDNCCGPNAHYAVMVARSRSATGPFSVNPANNGVILEAASGWVAPGHNAVAEDGDGKMVILYHAVDADRPRSAPQDEVNTRRIMLVDHLVWRNGWPVVGRGN from the coding sequence GTGGCGATCGATGCAGACTTTCCCGATCCAGCGATCGTCCGGGCTGATGACGGCACCTATTACGCCTATGCCACACAGGGGCGGATAGATGGGCGCATGGTCAACGTGCAGATCGCCCGATCGTCTGATCTGCGCAAATGGGAGCGCGCCGGCGATGCTCTGCCCGAAAAGCCCGGCTGGGCCAGCCAGACACAAGACTTCTGGGCGCCGCATGTCAGCCGTTTCGGACAACGCTATGTCCTTCACTATTCTGCCAAACCGGACTCAGCATTGGCCGATCCCGAGCAAGGGCTGTGCCTTGCGGTGGCTACGTCAGATCGGCCGGACGGGCCGTTTACCGACATGGGCAAACCGTTGCTGTGCGGCGAGAGTTTCATCAACATTGATCCTATGGTCTTCGACGATCCACGGACCGGCAAGCGTCTGCTGTACTGGGGGTCGGGCTTTGGTCCCATCAAGGTGCAAGAATTGGCCCCCGATGGAATGTCATTTGCGGTCGGCAGCGCGCCTGTCGACCTGATCGCGGTGGAGCAGACAGACGATCCGGCAAGCTATCGCAGGCTGGTCGAGGCCCCATGGGTGATTTACCGCAAGGGCTGGTACTATCTGTTCTTCTCCGGCGATAATTGCTGCGGGCCGAACGCTCACTATGCCGTGATGGTCGCGCGATCGCGCAGTGCAACGGGACCGTTCAGCGTCAATCCTGCTAACAACGGTGTTATTCTGGAAGCGGCGTCCGGCTGGGTGGCCCCCGGTCACAATGCCGTCGCCGAAGATGGCGATGGCAAGATGGTCATTCTCTACCATGCTGTCGATGCAGACAGACCGCGCAGCGCACCTCAGGATGAAGTGAACACACGCCGCATCATGCTTGTTGATCACTTGGTATGGCGGAACGGGTGGCCAGTCGTCGGGCGCGGCAATTGA
- a CDS encoding endonuclease/exonuclease/phosphatase family protein produces the protein MARSFKVASYNIHKGVGTDRKRDPARILRVLQEVDADIVCLQEADLRFGTRASVLPHFLIEGHTDYVPVPLDVQHDSMGWHGNAILAKRHVNIVGHDIIHIPCLEPRGVVTARLEVAGAQVSVFGMHLDLSGLWRVRQARAIAALADVARGQGPTVLMGDLNEWRANSGCFREFGKHFTVLDPGPSFPGRRPLGRLDRIMHCGGLVANGCGVHRSALATTASDHLPVWAEFGVG, from the coding sequence ATGGCGCGCAGCTTCAAGGTCGCAAGCTACAACATCCACAAGGGTGTCGGGACCGACCGCAAGCGCGATCCGGCGCGCATCCTGCGTGTCTTGCAGGAGGTGGACGCCGATATTGTCTGCCTGCAGGAGGCGGACCTGCGTTTCGGCACCCGCGCCTCCGTGCTCCCGCACTTCCTGATCGAGGGGCACACCGACTACGTTCCCGTACCGCTTGATGTGCAGCACGATTCGATGGGCTGGCACGGCAATGCGATTCTGGCCAAGCGTCACGTCAATATCGTGGGCCATGACATCATCCACATCCCCTGCCTCGAACCGCGCGGCGTGGTGACGGCGAGGCTGGAAGTGGCGGGGGCGCAGGTAAGCGTGTTCGGCATGCACCTCGACCTGTCGGGCCTGTGGCGCGTGCGGCAAGCCCGCGCCATCGCCGCGCTCGCCGATGTGGCGCGCGGGCAGGGGCCTACGGTGCTGATGGGCGATCTCAACGAATGGCGCGCCAATTCCGGCTGCTTTCGCGAATTCGGGAAGCATTTCACGGTGCTCGATCCCGGGCCCAGCTTTCCGGGGCGTCGCCCGTTGGGGCGGCTCGACCGGATCATGCATTGCGGGGGGCTGGTGGCGAACGGCTGTGGCGTGCACCGCAGCGCGCTTGCCACGACGGCGTCCGATCACCTGCCGGTGTGGGCGGAGTTTGGGGTGGGGTGA
- a CDS encoding aldose epimerase family protein — MDRGRPVEAITLVNCHGMSATVLAYGATLQSVRVPDRHGVFADVTLGHAELAPYVEQPQFFGSSVGRVANRIAGGRFALDGQEFLVPVNDGPNALHGGPCGFDKALWTVVEATADPAPRVVLTHISPDGDQGFPGTLQVTATYTLSDDGDLAIEYRARTDRPTLVNLTNHAYWNLAGESAPGGAMDHVLTIPAEHFLPTDAGAIPTGEFAPVEGTPFDFRTPAVISARVRDGADAQIRIGRGYDHNWVVAAERSEAPRLVARLEHPLSGRVLEVLSTEPGVQFYSGNFLDGSSIGKAGQCYRMGDGIALEPQMFPDAANQPGFGSIRLDPDQEYRHTLIFRFNIASN, encoded by the coding sequence TTGGACCGTGGCCGCCCGGTCGAGGCGATTACGCTGGTGAACTGCCACGGCATGAGCGCGACCGTGCTCGCTTACGGGGCGACGCTGCAATCAGTGCGTGTGCCGGACCGCCATGGCGTGTTCGCTGATGTGACCCTCGGTCATGCCGAACTCGCGCCATATGTGGAACAGCCGCAGTTCTTCGGCTCGAGCGTCGGGAGGGTCGCCAACCGGATTGCCGGGGGGCGCTTCGCTCTGGATGGGCAGGAATTCCTTGTCCCGGTCAATGACGGACCCAATGCTCTCCATGGCGGACCGTGCGGTTTCGACAAGGCGCTCTGGACAGTGGTCGAAGCAACCGCAGACCCCGCGCCGAGAGTTGTGCTCACGCACATCAGTCCTGATGGCGATCAGGGCTTTCCCGGCACGTTGCAGGTCACTGCGACATACACCCTCAGCGATGACGGCGATCTGGCGATCGAATACCGTGCCCGCACCGACCGGCCGACCTTGGTCAACCTTACCAACCACGCGTACTGGAACCTTGCGGGCGAAAGTGCGCCGGGCGGAGCGATGGACCACGTGCTGACGATCCCCGCAGAACATTTCCTCCCCACCGACGCAGGCGCGATCCCCACTGGCGAGTTCGCTCCGGTTGAAGGCACGCCATTCGATTTTCGCACGCCTGCGGTCATCAGTGCGCGCGTGCGAGACGGTGCCGATGCACAAATCCGCATCGGCAGGGGCTATGATCACAACTGGGTGGTGGCGGCGGAGCGTAGCGAGGCGCCCAGACTGGTCGCGCGGCTCGAACATCCGCTCTCCGGCCGCGTGCTGGAAGTGCTTTCGACCGAGCCCGGCGTGCAGTTCTACTCGGGCAACTTCCTTGATGGCAGCAGCATCGGGAAGGCGGGACAATGCTACCGGATGGGCGATGGAATTGCGCTCGAACCGCAGATGTTCCCCGATGCCGCCAATCAGCCGGGCTTCGGCTCAATCCGCCTCGATCCCGACCAGGAGTATCGTCATACCCTGATCTTTCGTTTTAATATCGCCTCCAACTGA
- a CDS encoding TonB-dependent receptor — protein MTDSKIRLASSRLALATVLGLAFTATPALADTAEAGADAAEQQPETGTGKVEDDVHNRQSDAGGTIIVSANGLKELDLLAGTSVLEIREIQRDAVTGQIGDLLTKIPGVSATSFAPGSSRPVLRGQQGERVRVLVDGVGTADVSNTSVDHATTIEPITVERIEVLRGPAVLLYGSQAIGGAVNVIDKRIPTRMPDEDFHLDAFGGVDSATNLRTGAASLDVGIGSNLVFHVDGSWRKTGNMEIGGFQLSPELREELLEEAAEKQADGEPEEAAEYREAANQRGFVPNSDMESWTINAGLGVILGESTFGASLGWYDTNYGVIKRPGLEHAHGEEGGEEEEGEEIVRIGLQQFRADFKGDAYLGDGTFERLKLRVGYSDYTHTEFEGPEVGTTFDSTSVEARAELVQNTGGALRGSSGIQYLHRDFFAVGAEAYVPPNLTDQFAVFTLQEFGTGPFQIEAAARGEFTKVEAQTLGIERDYDTFSGALGFVYEGVEGIRMGINGSRAERAPSAEELFSNGPHIATQAFEIGDPDLETESAWGLEAYARGTIGAGTFNFTVFKQWFNNYIFLEETGEEEDDLPVFEYLQQDADFFGIEADINYPVIDTEGFRLITDLRASYVEAELADGTAVPRIPPLSLLGALEAQTGAFDVRGEVQWFDKQDRITTFETPTNSFTLVNALVAWRPLADNQNVTLQLAADNIFDVNGRRHASFTKDFVPLVGRNFRASVRLSF, from the coding sequence ATGACTGACAGCAAGATCCGCCTTGCATCCTCGCGCCTCGCACTGGCCACTGTGCTGGGCCTCGCCTTCACCGCGACACCTGCTCTTGCCGACACGGCCGAGGCCGGTGCTGACGCGGCAGAGCAGCAGCCGGAAACCGGTACCGGCAAGGTCGAGGATGACGTCCATAACCGCCAGAGCGATGCGGGGGGCACCATCATCGTCAGCGCCAACGGGCTGAAGGAACTCGATCTCCTCGCCGGCACCAGCGTGCTGGAAATCCGCGAGATCCAGCGCGACGCCGTGACCGGACAGATCGGCGATCTGCTCACCAAGATCCCCGGCGTCTCGGCGACCAGCTTCGCCCCCGGCTCCTCACGCCCGGTCCTGCGCGGCCAGCAGGGCGAGCGCGTCCGCGTGCTGGTCGACGGTGTCGGCACCGCCGATGTGTCGAACACCTCGGTCGATCATGCCACCACGATCGAGCCCATCACGGTCGAACGGATCGAGGTGCTGCGCGGCCCTGCGGTGCTGCTGTACGGCAGCCAGGCAATCGGCGGTGCAGTCAACGTGATCGACAAGCGCATCCCGACACGGATGCCCGATGAAGACTTCCACCTCGATGCCTTTGGCGGTGTCGACAGCGCAACCAATCTGCGCACCGGCGCGGCCAGCCTCGATGTCGGGATCGGGTCGAACCTCGTGTTCCATGTCGACGGGTCGTGGCGCAAGACCGGCAACATGGAGATCGGCGGCTTCCAGCTCTCGCCCGAACTGCGTGAGGAACTGCTTGAGGAAGCGGCCGAAAAGCAGGCCGACGGCGAGCCTGAGGAAGCCGCGGAATACCGCGAAGCAGCTAACCAGCGCGGCTTCGTGCCCAACAGCGATATGGAAAGCTGGACGATCAACGCCGGTCTGGGCGTGATCCTGGGCGAAAGCACCTTCGGCGCCTCGCTCGGCTGGTACGATACCAATTACGGCGTCATCAAGCGCCCCGGTCTCGAGCATGCGCACGGCGAAGAAGGCGGGGAGGAAGAGGAGGGCGAGGAAATCGTCCGCATCGGACTCCAGCAGTTCCGCGCCGACTTCAAGGGCGACGCCTACCTCGGCGACGGCACCTTCGAACGGCTGAAGCTGCGTGTCGGCTATTCGGACTACACCCACACCGAATTCGAGGGGCCTGAAGTCGGGACCACCTTTGATTCGACCAGCGTCGAAGCGCGCGCCGAATTGGTACAGAACACCGGCGGCGCCCTGCGCGGGTCAAGCGGCATCCAGTACCTGCACCGGGACTTCTTCGCTGTAGGGGCAGAAGCCTATGTCCCGCCCAACCTGACCGATCAGTTTGCCGTCTTCACCCTTCAGGAATTCGGCACCGGCCCGTTCCAGATCGAAGCGGCTGCCCGCGGCGAGTTCACCAAGGTCGAGGCGCAGACCCTCGGCATCGAACGGGACTACGACACGTTCTCCGGCGCGCTCGGCTTCGTCTATGAAGGCGTCGAGGGCATTCGCATGGGCATCAACGGCTCGCGCGCCGAACGTGCGCCCAGCGCCGAGGAACTCTTCTCCAACGGACCGCACATCGCCACGCAGGCCTTCGAAATCGGCGATCCCGATCTCGAGACCGAAAGCGCGTGGGGCCTTGAAGCCTATGCCCGCGGCACTATCGGCGCGGGGACATTCAACTTCACCGTCTTCAAGCAGTGGTTCAACAACTACATCTTCCTTGAGGAAACCGGCGAGGAGGAAGACGATCTTCCCGTCTTCGAATACCTCCAGCAGGACGCCGACTTCTTCGGGATCGAAGCGGACATCAACTATCCGGTCATCGACACCGAAGGCTTCCGCCTGATCACCGATCTGCGCGCCTCCTATGTCGAGGCTGAACTCGCCGATGGCACCGCCGTCCCGCGCATCCCGCCGCTGAGCCTGCTCGGCGCGCTCGAAGCGCAGACCGGAGCCTTCGATGTTCGCGGCGAAGTGCAGTGGTTCGACAAGCAGGACCGCATCACCACCTTCGAAACGCCGACCAACAGCTTCACGCTGGTCAACGCGCTGGTGGCGTGGCGTCCGTTGGCGGACAACCAGAACGTGACCTTGCAGCTTGCCGCCGACAACATCTTCGATGTCAACGGCCGCCGCCATGCCAGCTTCACCAAGGACTTCGTGCCGCTGGTGGGCCGCAACTTCCGTGCGAGCGTGCGCCTCAGCTTCTGA